The Rhodopseudomonas palustris genome window below encodes:
- a CDS encoding LysR family transcriptional regulator — MVDFKALETFIWVVTLGSFRGAAQKLNTTQPAISQRIAQLERELGVRLLQRDHRVASPTPSGRQLMLYAEKLIRLRTEMMAAVSDQSSMRGVLRLGVAETIVHTWLPRLIEQVNRVYPNLSLEIEVDITPNLRARLLAQEIELAFLLGPMTASTVRSRVLCEYPIGFLASPSLGLGNGPLTVGDLAKFPIITFPRKTQPYEIVRSLFNKPELPPIRLHASASLGTVIHMAIEGLGIAVIPTAIVENELAEGRLQLLQTNLKISPLRFSASWLASPDTVAIERVAELAAEIAHTGGFMPDPAMQLRDIAHVVEPAIG; from the coding sequence ATGGTGGACTTCAAAGCGCTCGAAACATTTATCTGGGTGGTCACACTCGGCAGCTTCCGCGGCGCGGCGCAGAAGCTGAACACAACCCAGCCGGCGATTTCGCAGCGGATCGCGCAACTGGAGCGGGAGCTCGGGGTGCGACTGCTGCAGCGCGACCACCGGGTCGCCTCGCCGACGCCGAGCGGCCGGCAGTTGATGCTGTATGCTGAAAAGCTGATCCGGCTGCGGACCGAGATGATGGCGGCAGTGAGCGATCAGTCGAGCATGCGCGGCGTGCTGCGGCTCGGCGTCGCCGAAACCATCGTCCACACCTGGCTGCCGCGGCTGATCGAGCAGGTGAACCGGGTCTATCCCAATCTGTCGCTGGAAATCGAAGTCGACATCACGCCCAACCTGCGCGCGCGGCTGCTCGCCCAGGAGATCGAGCTGGCGTTCCTGCTCGGCCCGATGACGGCCTCGACCGTGCGTAGCCGGGTGCTATGCGAATATCCGATCGGCTTCCTCGCCAGCCCGTCGCTCGGCCTCGGCAACGGTCCGCTGACTGTAGGGGATCTGGCGAAATTCCCGATCATCACCTTCCCGCGCAAAACGCAGCCTTATGAGATCGTGCGCTCGCTGTTCAATAAGCCGGAGCTGCCGCCGATCCGCCTGCATGCGTCGGCGTCGCTCGGCACGGTGATCCACATGGCGATCGAAGGACTCGGCATCGCGGTGATCCCGACCGCGATTGTCGAGAACGAACTCGCCGAAGGCCGGCTGCAATTGCTGCAGACCAACCTGAAAATCTCACCGCTGCGGTTCTCCGCCAGCTGGCTCGCCTCGCCCGACACGGTCGCGATCGAGCGCGTTGCCGAACTCGCAGCCGAGATCGCGCACACCGGCGGCTTCATGCCCGATCCTGCAATGCAGCTCCGCGATATTGCTCACGTCGTTGAACCGGCGATTGGTTGA
- a CDS encoding putative hydro-lyase, which translates to MTVFAAGQQFHDAERPLPSHQVRLACRAGLAETTAGVAPGFVQGNLAILPEKYAAAFHRFCQLNPKPCPIVGMSDVGNPMIPSLGIDLDIRTDLPRYRVWRDGELAEEPTDILAHWRDDLVAFVIGCSFSFEEALLADDIPIRHIEEKVRVPMYRTNIPCAPAGPFSGPMVVSMRPLKPKDAIRAIQITSRFPSVHGAPVHVGLPESIGIAEIAKPDYGDPVPISSDELPVFWACGVTPQAVIAAAKVPFAITHAPGLMLVTDLKNKHLAVL; encoded by the coding sequence ATGACTGTTTTTGCGGCAGGGCAGCAGTTCCACGACGCCGAAAGGCCGCTTCCTTCCCATCAGGTCCGGCTTGCCTGCCGGGCCGGACTCGCTGAAACGACGGCCGGTGTGGCGCCCGGTTTCGTCCAGGGCAACCTGGCGATCCTGCCGGAAAAATACGCCGCCGCCTTCCACCGCTTCTGTCAGCTTAACCCAAAGCCGTGCCCGATCGTCGGTATGTCTGACGTCGGCAACCCGATGATTCCATCGCTCGGGATCGACCTCGACATCCGCACCGACCTGCCGCGCTACCGGGTCTGGCGGGACGGCGAGCTGGCCGAGGAGCCGACCGACATTCTTGCACATTGGCGTGACGACCTGGTCGCCTTTGTGATCGGCTGCTCGTTCTCGTTCGAAGAAGCGCTGCTCGCCGACGACATCCCGATCCGCCATATCGAGGAGAAGGTGCGGGTGCCGATGTATCGCACCAACATCCCGTGCGCGCCGGCGGGTCCGTTCTCCGGGCCGATGGTGGTGTCGATGCGGCCGCTGAAGCCGAAGGACGCGATCCGGGCGATCCAGATTACCTCGCGCTTTCCTTCCGTTCACGGCGCTCCGGTGCATGTCGGATTGCCAGAGTCGATCGGGATCGCAGAGATCGCCAAGCCGGACTACGGCGATCCGGTGCCAATCAGCTCCGACGAATTACCAGTGTTTTGGGCCTGCGGTGTCACTCCCCAGGCGGTGATTGCCGCCGCTAAAGTCCCGTTCGCCATTACCCACGCGCCCGGATTGATGCTTGTCACCGACCTGAAGAACAAGCACCTTGCCGTGCTGTAA
- a CDS encoding ABC transporter substrate-binding protein: MKINRRNLVLGGAASAALLPFATARAETKEVVIGVIYPLSGASAQIGVDAQKAFQTAADLINNKYDFDLPLARGEGLPGLGGAKVRLVFADHQADPQKGRAEAERLITQEKVCAIVGTYQSAVAVTVSQVCERYQVPFLSADNSSPSLHRRGLKYYFRPAPHDEMFSQAMFDFFDALKKKGQKIETLALFHEDTIFGTDSSNAQLKLAQERGYKIAADIKYRANSPSLTAEVQQLKAADADVLMPSSYTTDGILLIRTMGELGYKAKNIVAQDAGFSEKALYDAVGDKIPGVISRGSFSIDLAQKRPMVGKINDMYKEKSGKDFNDYSSRQFMGLIVMADAINRAKSTDGEKIRDALAATDMPGEQTIMPWSRVKFDETGQNTFADPVLLQYVGGKFVTIFPTQAAVADAIWPMP; the protein is encoded by the coding sequence ATGAAGATCAATCGCCGTAACCTCGTTCTCGGCGGCGCGGCCAGCGCCGCTTTGCTGCCGTTCGCGACGGCACGGGCCGAGACCAAGGAAGTCGTCATCGGTGTGATCTATCCGTTGTCGGGGGCGAGCGCCCAGATCGGCGTCGACGCGCAGAAGGCGTTCCAGACCGCGGCCGACCTGATCAACAACAAGTACGATTTCGATCTGCCGCTGGCGCGCGGCGAGGGCCTTCCGGGGCTCGGTGGCGCCAAGGTCCGCCTCGTATTCGCCGACCATCAGGCCGATCCGCAGAAGGGCCGCGCCGAAGCCGAGCGGCTGATCACTCAGGAGAAGGTCTGCGCCATCGTCGGCACTTACCAGAGCGCCGTGGCGGTCACCGTCAGCCAGGTTTGCGAACGCTATCAGGTGCCGTTCCTCTCGGCCGACAACTCCTCGCCGAGCCTGCATCGCCGCGGCCTGAAGTATTATTTCCGGCCGGCTCCGCACGACGAGATGTTCTCGCAGGCGATGTTCGACTTCTTCGATGCCCTGAAGAAGAAGGGCCAGAAGATCGAGACGCTGGCACTGTTCCACGAAGACACCATCTTCGGCACCGACTCCTCGAACGCGCAGCTCAAGCTGGCGCAGGAGCGTGGCTACAAGATCGCGGCGGACATCAAGTATCGCGCCAACTCGCCGTCGCTCACCGCCGAGGTGCAGCAGCTCAAGGCCGCAGATGCCGACGTGCTGATGCCGTCGAGCTACACCACGGACGGCATCCTGTTGATCCGCACCATGGGTGAGCTCGGCTACAAGGCCAAGAACATCGTAGCGCAGGACGCCGGCTTCTCCGAGAAGGCGCTGTACGACGCGGTCGGCGACAAGATCCCGGGCGTGATCTCGCGGGGCTCGTTCTCGATCGACCTTGCACAGAAGCGGCCGATGGTCGGCAAGATCAACGACATGTACAAGGAGAAGTCCGGCAAGGACTTCAACGATTACTCGTCGCGGCAGTTCATGGGCCTGATCGTGATGGCCGACGCCATCAACCGCGCCAAATCGACCGACGGCGAGAAGATCCGCGACGCGCTGGCCGCCACCGACATGCCGGGCGAGCAGACCATCATGCCGTGGAGCCGCGTCAAGTTCGACGAAACCGGCCAGAACACCTTCGCCGACCCGGTGCTGCTGCAATATGTCGGCGGCAAGTTCGTCACCATCTTCCCCACCCAGGCCGCGGTCGCCGACGCGATCTGGCCGATGCCGTAA
- a CDS encoding branched-chain amino acid ABC transporter permease, whose protein sequence is MTTATIIQSLASGLLMGLLYGLVAVGLALIFGLMDVTNFAHGEFLMLAMYITFFLFAFFAIDPILAAPLVGAAMFIFGAVIYLLVVRFAMRARANIGMVQIFTTFGLAILMRGLAQYFFTPDYRSINVSWLGGKTLEIGGVFLPVPQLVGALVSIAAFGALYFFMKKTDFGRALEATREDAGAVALVGIDKNKVFALGWGLGSALIGLAGAVMAIFFYVYPDVGASFALIAYVTVALGGFGSVFGAFAGGIIVGLVEATTAMILPPSLKSIGIYAVYLLVVFIRPRGLFGSI, encoded by the coding sequence TTGACCACCGCGACGATCATCCAGTCTCTCGCCAGCGGTCTGCTGATGGGACTTCTGTACGGCTTGGTCGCGGTCGGCCTGGCTCTGATCTTTGGCCTGATGGACGTCACCAACTTCGCCCACGGCGAATTCCTGATGTTGGCGATGTATATCACCTTCTTCCTTTTCGCGTTCTTCGCGATCGATCCGATCCTCGCCGCTCCACTCGTCGGGGCGGCGATGTTCATATTCGGCGCGGTGATCTACCTATTGGTCGTCAGATTTGCGATGAGAGCCAGAGCCAATATCGGCATGGTGCAGATCTTCACGACCTTCGGCCTTGCGATCCTGATGCGCGGCCTGGCGCAGTACTTCTTCACCCCCGACTATCGCAGCATCAACGTCTCCTGGCTCGGCGGCAAGACGCTGGAGATCGGCGGCGTGTTTCTGCCGGTGCCGCAGTTGGTAGGCGCGCTGGTCTCGATTGCCGCGTTCGGTGCACTGTACTTCTTTATGAAGAAGACCGACTTCGGCCGTGCTTTGGAAGCGACCCGAGAGGACGCCGGCGCGGTGGCGCTGGTCGGCATCGACAAAAATAAAGTGTTCGCCTTGGGCTGGGGGCTGGGCTCAGCCCTGATCGGGCTCGCCGGCGCCGTGATGGCGATCTTCTTCTACGTCTATCCCGATGTTGGCGCCTCGTTCGCGCTGATCGCCTACGTCACGGTGGCGCTTGGGGGCTTCGGCAGCGTGTTCGGCGCTTTTGCCGGCGGCATCATCGTCGGCCTGGTCGAGGCGACCACCGCAATGATCCTGCCGCCGTCGCTGAAGTCGATCGGGATCTACGCCGTTTATCTCCTGGTTGTGTTCATTCGGCCGCGTGGCCTGTTCGGATCGATCTGA
- a CDS encoding branched-chain amino acid ABC transporter permease: MDEAYLKRRRRDLIVAALLAAAAACAPLFIKDVYVQNIMVLTLMYAALSQGWNILGGYCGQISLGHALYFGLGAYTTALLFTKLGVLPWFGMIGGGIISSVIALALGYPTFRLRGHYFVIATIVIAEIGFLLFHNWDWAGAALGIDIPVRGDSWAKFQFTRSKLPYYYFALVFCCLAWLITWWLEDSKWGYWWRAVKDNPDAAESLGVVVFNSKMGAAAVSAFLTAVGGSFYAMFVSYIDPESVMTFQFSLLMALPAVLGGIGTLWGPVLGAAILIPLTELTRSFVGGSGRGVDLILYGSVIVVIALARPEGLIGLFSRRPASKGVPQ, from the coding sequence ATGGACGAGGCTTATCTCAAACGCCGCCGCCGCGACCTGATCGTCGCCGCGCTGCTCGCCGCCGCCGCCGCCTGCGCGCCGCTGTTCATCAAGGACGTCTACGTCCAGAACATCATGGTGCTGACCCTGATGTATGCGGCCTTATCGCAAGGCTGGAACATCCTGGGCGGCTACTGCGGTCAGATCTCGCTCGGCCACGCGCTGTATTTCGGTCTCGGCGCCTACACCACGGCGCTGTTGTTCACCAAGCTCGGCGTGCTGCCCTGGTTCGGCATGATCGGCGGTGGCATCATCTCCTCGGTGATCGCGCTGGCGCTCGGCTATCCGACCTTCCGGCTGCGCGGCCACTATTTCGTCATCGCCACCATCGTGATCGCCGAGATCGGCTTCCTGTTGTTCCACAATTGGGACTGGGCGGGTGCAGCGCTCGGCATCGACATTCCGGTGCGCGGCGACAGCTGGGCCAAATTCCAGTTCACCCGGAGCAAGCTGCCTTACTATTACTTTGCCCTGGTGTTCTGCTGCCTCGCCTGGCTGATCACCTGGTGGCTGGAAGACTCCAAATGGGGCTACTGGTGGCGCGCCGTGAAGGACAATCCGGATGCCGCCGAAAGCCTCGGCGTGGTGGTGTTCAACTCCAAGATGGGCGCCGCCGCGGTGTCGGCGTTCCTCACCGCAGTCGGCGGCAGCTTCTACGCGATGTTCGTGTCCTACATCGATCCTGAAAGCGTGATGACCTTCCAGTTCTCGCTGCTGATGGCGCTGCCCGCCGTGCTCGGTGGCATCGGCACGCTGTGGGGGCCGGTGCTCGGCGCTGCGATCCTGATCCCGCTCACCGAGTTGACGCGGTCGTTCGTCGGTGGCTCGGGACGCGGCGTCGACCTTATCCTGTATGGCAGCGTGATCGTGGTGATCGCGCTGGCGCGGCCGGAAGGCTTGATCGGGCTGTTCTCCCGCCGCCCGGCTTCCAAGGGAGTGCCGCAATGA
- a CDS encoding ABC transporter ATP-binding protein: protein MSETLLETRGVWQRFGGLVANSDVSIKVGRGEIVGLIGPNGAGKSTLFNLIAGVLPPTQGSIIFDGEDVTKLPATARCARGIGRTFQVVKSFESMTVIDNVIVGALIRTTVMREARRKAHEVLKFCGLDARADVLASQLIPSEKRRLEVARALATEPKLLLLDEVLTGLTPTEAEKGVELVRRVRNAGVTVLMVEHVMEIVMPLVDRAIVLDLGKVLTEGKPADVVRDPKVITAYLGDRHAVGA, encoded by the coding sequence ATGAGCGAGACACTTCTGGAGACCCGCGGCGTCTGGCAGCGCTTCGGTGGCCTCGTCGCCAACAGCGACGTCTCAATCAAGGTCGGGCGCGGCGAGATCGTCGGCCTGATCGGCCCGAACGGTGCCGGCAAGTCGACGCTGTTCAACCTGATCGCCGGCGTGCTGCCGCCGACCCAAGGCTCGATTATCTTCGACGGCGAGGATGTCACCAAATTGCCGGCCACCGCGCGCTGCGCCCGCGGCATCGGCCGGACCTTCCAGGTGGTGAAGAGCTTCGAGTCGATGACGGTGATCGACAACGTCATCGTCGGCGCGCTGATCCGCACCACGGTGATGCGCGAAGCGCGGCGCAAGGCGCATGAGGTGCTGAAGTTCTGCGGCCTGGATGCGCGAGCCGACGTGCTCGCCAGCCAGCTCATTCCCTCGGAAAAGCGCCGGCTCGAAGTCGCCCGCGCGCTCGCCACCGAGCCGAAACTGCTGCTGCTCGACGAGGTGCTCACCGGCTTGACGCCCACCGAAGCGGAGAAGGGCGTCGAACTGGTCCGCCGTGTGCGCAACGCCGGCGTCACGGTGCTGATGGTCGAACACGTCATGGAAATCGTCATGCCGCTGGTCGACCGAGCCATCGTTCTCGACCTCGGCAAGGTGCTCACCGAAGGCAAGCCGGCCGACGTGGTGCGCGACCCGAAAGTCATCACTGCTTATCTTGGGGATCGTCATGCTGTCGGTGCGTGA
- a CDS encoding ABC transporter ATP-binding protein, with protein sequence MLSVREVTTAYKGLVAISNVSIEVEKGEIVCVAGANGAGKSTLLKSIAGAERIRSGQVLFDGERLDGVPQHLITKRGVAYVPENRRLFPRLSVHDNLRLGSYLYRGEADREKPLEFVFSLFPRLQERLEQRAETLSGGEQQMLAIGRALMTRPRLLMLDEPSQGIMPKLVSEIFQSVKKIRDAGMTVLIVEQRMAECLEIADRAYILQTGRVLMQGKAAELMDNPDVRKAYLGL encoded by the coding sequence ATGCTGTCGGTGCGTGAGGTCACCACCGCCTATAAAGGGCTGGTTGCGATTTCGAACGTTTCGATCGAGGTCGAGAAGGGCGAGATCGTCTGCGTCGCCGGCGCCAACGGCGCAGGTAAATCGACGCTGCTGAAATCGATCGCCGGCGCCGAGCGGATCCGTTCCGGCCAGGTGCTGTTCGACGGCGAGCGGCTCGACGGCGTCCCGCAGCATCTGATCACCAAGCGCGGCGTCGCCTATGTGCCGGAGAACCGCCGGTTGTTTCCGCGCCTCTCGGTGCACGACAATCTGCGGCTGGGGAGCTATCTCTACCGCGGCGAAGCCGACCGCGAGAAGCCGTTGGAATTCGTGTTCAGCCTGTTTCCCCGGCTGCAGGAGCGGCTGGAGCAGCGCGCCGAGACATTGAGCGGCGGCGAGCAGCAAATGCTGGCGATCGGCCGGGCGCTGATGACACGGCCGCGCCTGTTGATGCTCGACGAGCCGTCACAGGGCATCATGCCCAAGCTGGTCAGCGAGATCTTCCAGTCGGTGAAGAAAATCCGCGACGCCGGCATGACCGTGCTGATCGTCGAGCAGCGCATGGCCGAATGCCTCGAAATCGCCGACCGCGCCTACATCCTGCAGACCGGCCGAGTCCTAATGCAGGGCAAGGCCGCGGAGCTGATGGATAACCCGGACGTCCGGAAGGCGTATCTGGGGCTCTAG
- the otnI gene encoding 2-oxo-tetronate isomerase yields the protein MPRFAANLSLLFTEYAFLDRFEAAAKAGFTAVEFLFPYEHDPDAIGERLRRFGLTQALFNLPPGDWAAGEKGFAALPDRFDELQRSLHTALPYALATGVKRLHLLAGNADRRDGAAALAFRRSLAVATHFFAPHGIDVLIEPLNHRDAPGYFLDDVDHAHALVCEMAIPNLKLQFDVYHCQILHGDVTTRLREMLPVIGHIQVASVPSRHEPDDEELNYPFLFGELDRLGYAGFVGAEYRPRGKTEDGLGWFKPYSAGT from the coding sequence ATGCCCCGCTTCGCCGCCAATCTCAGTTTGCTGTTCACCGAATACGCTTTCCTCGATCGCTTCGAGGCGGCTGCCAAAGCCGGCTTCACGGCTGTGGAGTTTCTGTTTCCTTATGAGCACGACCCGGATGCGATCGGCGAGCGGTTGCGCCGCTTCGGGCTGACTCAAGCGCTGTTCAACCTGCCGCCGGGTGATTGGGCTGCCGGCGAGAAGGGCTTTGCGGCGCTGCCCGACAGGTTCGACGAACTCCAGCGTAGCCTGCACACCGCGCTGCCTTATGCGCTCGCGACCGGGGTGAAGCGGCTGCATCTGCTCGCCGGCAATGCCGACCGCCGCGACGGCGCGGCCGCGCTGGCGTTTCGGCGGTCGCTAGCCGTTGCGACGCACTTCTTTGCGCCGCATGGCATCGACGTGCTGATCGAGCCGCTGAATCATCGGGATGCGCCGGGTTACTTCCTCGACGATGTCGACCATGCTCACGCGCTTGTCTGTGAGATGGCCATTCCCAATCTGAAGCTGCAGTTCGACGTCTATCACTGCCAGATCCTGCACGGCGACGTCACCACGCGGCTGCGCGAGATGCTGCCGGTGATCGGTCATATTCAGGTTGCCAGCGTGCCGTCCCGGCATGAGCCGGACGACGAGGAACTGAACTACCCGTTCCTGTTCGGCGAGCTCGATCGGCTCGGTTACGCCGGCTTCGTCGGCGCCGAATATCGGCCGCGCGGCAAGACCGAGGATGGCCTCGGCTGGTTCAAGCCGTATAGCGCCGGAACCTGA
- a CDS encoding efflux RND transporter permease subunit, whose amino-acid sequence MIALVRIALSRPYTFVVLALLLLIVGPLAALRTPTDIFPEIRIPVIGVVWQYTGLPPDQMAGRITTPFQRALTTTVNDIEHIVANSYGGFGIVKIFFQPNVDIRTANAQVTAISQTLLKQMPPGATPPLILNYSASTVPILQLALSGEGMTEQSLADLAINQLRTPLVTVPGAAIPWPFGGKQRQIQIDLDPSALQARGLSGQDVANALAAQNLITPVGTQKIGEFEYIIQLNNSPLKIEELGNLPIKAVGGAMVYIRDVASVRDGNPPQTNIVHVDGNRSVLMMVLKAGAVSTLDIIAGIKQKIVDVKDAMPESLKIALIGDQSVFVRGAITGVAVEGVIAALLTSVMILLFLGSWRSTIIIAVSIPLSVLGAIICLSAIGETLNIMTLGGLALAVGILVDDATVTIENINWHLEQGKEVEPAILDGANQIVTPAFVSLLCICIVFVPMFFLQGVARYLFVPMAEAVMFAMAWSFLLSRTLVPTMAKYLLNPHVHHDSLSGRKPSRNPLVRFQQAFEGVFARFRHGYGDLLTLAMGHRRVFVAGFLGVVALSFALVPYLGRNFFPSVDAGQILMHVRTQVGTRIEETANQLAEVQKAVRKIIPPDQIETLTDNIGMPISGINLTYNNTGVIGTQDADIQIKLKGEHRPTAEYVKILREQLPRQFPGMTFAFLPADIVSQILNFGAPAPIDLQIRGANLPANFDYAGKLLAKIKRIPGVADARIQQSPNNPTFNIDVDRTRAQYVGLTERDVTNSLVVNLAGSSQVAPTYYLNPENGVSYSIVMQTPQYHVDSLSKLETIPVSASGTAAAGAPILGGLAEIKRSAGNAVVSQYDIQSIVQIFATTQGRDLGAVSADIRKVIDETKAEVPKGSSVVLLGQVETMNSAFAGLLFGLLGAIVLIYLLIVVNFQSWADPFVIITALPAALAGIVWMLFATGTTLSVPALTGAIMCMGVATANSVLVISFARERYAVLGDPVQAALESGFVRFRPVLMTALAMIIGMAPMALGLGEGGEQNAPLGRAVIGGLLFATFATLMFVPVVFSMVHKKQPASDAAPAPEMSHAH is encoded by the coding sequence ATGATCGCGCTGGTCCGCATCGCACTGAGCCGGCCCTACACGTTCGTGGTGTTGGCGCTGCTGCTGCTGATCGTTGGTCCGCTGGCGGCGCTCCGCACCCCGACCGACATTTTTCCTGAAATCCGTATCCCGGTGATCGGTGTCGTCTGGCAGTACACCGGCCTGCCGCCGGATCAGATGGCCGGACGTATCACGACGCCGTTTCAGCGCGCGCTCACCACCACGGTGAACGACATCGAGCACATCGTGGCGAACTCCTATGGCGGGTTCGGCATCGTCAAGATCTTCTTCCAGCCCAATGTCGACATCCGCACCGCGAATGCGCAGGTCACCGCGATCTCGCAGACGCTGCTCAAGCAGATGCCGCCCGGCGCCACGCCGCCGTTGATCCTGAACTACTCCGCCTCCACCGTGCCGATCCTGCAGCTGGCGCTGTCGGGCGAGGGGATGACGGAACAGAGTCTTGCCGACCTCGCGATCAATCAGCTCCGCACCCCGCTGGTGACCGTGCCCGGCGCGGCGATCCCATGGCCGTTCGGCGGCAAGCAGCGCCAGATCCAGATCGACCTCGATCCAAGTGCCCTGCAGGCGCGGGGACTGTCGGGGCAGGACGTCGCCAACGCGCTCGCCGCACAGAACCTGATCACCCCGGTCGGCACCCAGAAGATCGGCGAGTTCGAGTACATCATCCAGCTCAACAACTCGCCGCTGAAGATCGAGGAGCTCGGCAATCTGCCGATCAAAGCTGTCGGCGGCGCGATGGTCTACATCCGCGACGTCGCCTCGGTGCGCGACGGCAACCCGCCGCAGACCAACATCGTGCATGTCGACGGCAACCGCTCGGTGCTGATGATGGTGCTGAAGGCCGGCGCGGTGTCGACGCTCGATATCATCGCCGGCATCAAGCAGAAGATCGTCGATGTCAAAGACGCCATGCCGGAGTCGCTGAAGATTGCACTGATCGGCGACCAGTCGGTGTTCGTTCGCGGTGCCATCACCGGCGTCGCCGTCGAGGGCGTGATCGCGGCGCTGCTGACCAGCGTGATGATTCTGCTGTTCCTGGGCAGCTGGCGATCGACGATCATCATCGCAGTGTCGATCCCGCTGTCTGTACTCGGCGCCATCATCTGCCTGTCAGCGATCGGCGAGACGCTGAACATCATGACGCTCGGCGGCCTCGCGCTCGCGGTCGGCATCCTGGTCGACGACGCCACGGTGACGATCGAGAACATCAATTGGCATTTGGAGCAGGGCAAGGAGGTCGAGCCAGCGATTCTCGACGGTGCCAACCAGATCGTGACGCCGGCCTTCGTCTCGCTGCTGTGCATCTGCATCGTGTTCGTGCCGATGTTCTTCCTGCAGGGCGTCGCGCGCTATCTGTTCGTGCCGATGGCCGAAGCGGTGATGTTCGCGATGGCTTGGTCGTTTCTGCTGTCGCGCACGCTGGTGCCGACGATGGCCAAGTATCTGCTGAATCCGCACGTCCATCACGACAGCCTCTCGGGCCGGAAGCCTTCGCGCAATCCGCTGGTGCGCTTTCAGCAAGCGTTCGAAGGTGTGTTTGCCCGGTTTCGTCACGGCTATGGTGATCTGCTGACCCTGGCGATGGGGCATCGCCGGGTATTCGTCGCCGGCTTCCTCGGCGTGGTCGCGCTGTCGTTTGCGCTGGTGCCGTATCTCGGCCGCAACTTCTTTCCCTCGGTCGATGCCGGACAGATCCTGATGCATGTCCGCACCCAGGTCGGTACCCGGATCGAGGAGACCGCCAATCAGCTCGCCGAGGTGCAGAAGGCGGTCCGCAAGATCATTCCGCCGGATCAGATCGAGACCCTGACCGACAACATCGGCATGCCGATCTCGGGCATCAATCTCACCTACAACAACACCGGGGTGATCGGCACCCAGGATGCCGATATCCAGATCAAGCTGAAGGGCGAGCACCGGCCGACCGCGGAGTATGTGAAGATCCTGAGGGAGCAGCTTCCTCGGCAGTTCCCGGGCATGACCTTCGCGTTCCTGCCTGCCGATATCGTCAGCCAGATCCTCAATTTCGGCGCGCCGGCGCCGATCGATCTGCAGATCCGCGGCGCCAACTTGCCGGCGAACTTCGATTATGCCGGCAAGCTGCTGGCCAAGATCAAACGTATCCCGGGCGTCGCCGATGCCCGCATTCAGCAGTCGCCCAACAACCCGACCTTCAACATCGACGTCGACCGCACCCGCGCCCAATATGTCGGCCTGACCGAGCGTGACGTCACCAACAGCCTCGTCGTCAATCTGGCCGGTTCGTCGCAGGTGGCGCCGACTTATTATCTCAATCCCGAGAACGGCGTGTCGTATTCGATCGTGATGCAGACGCCGCAGTATCACGTCGACTCGCTGAGCAAGCTCGAGACCATTCCGGTCTCGGCATCCGGTACGGCCGCGGCTGGCGCGCCGATCCTTGGCGGCCTTGCGGAGATCAAGCGCTCCGCCGGCAATGCCGTAGTGTCGCAATACGACATCCAGTCGATCGTGCAGATATTCGCCACCACGCAGGGGCGCGACCTCGGTGCGGTGTCGGCCGATATTCGCAAGGTGATCGACGAGACCAAGGCCGAGGTGCCGAAGGGCTCATCGGTCGTTTTGCTCGGCCAGGTCGAGACCATGAACAGCGCGTTCGCCGGGCTGCTGTTCGGCCTGCTCGGCGCGATCGTGCTCATCTATCTGCTGATCGTCGTCAACTTCCAGTCCTGGGCCGACCCGTTCGTGATCATCACCGCGCTGCCGGCGGCGCTTGCCGGCATCGTCTGGATGCTGTTCGCGACCGGCACCACGTTGTCGGTGCCGGCGCTCACCGGTGCGATCATGTGCATGGGCGTTGCCACCGCCAACAGCGTGCTGGTGATCTCCTTCGCGCGCGAGCGCTATGCGGTGCTTGGCGACCCGGTGCAGGCTGCGCTGGAGTCCGGCTTCGTCCGGTTCCGTCCGGTGCTGATGACGGCGCTGGCGATGATCATCGGCATGGCGCCGATGGCGCTGGGCCTCGGCGAGGGCGGCGAGCAGAACGCGCCGCTCGGCCGTGCCGTGATTGGCGGTCTGCTGTTCGCGACGTTCGCGACGCTGATGTTCGTGCCGGTGGTTTTCAGCATGGTTCACAAGAAACAGCCGGCGTCCGATGCCGCGCCTGCTCCGGAGATGTCGCATGCCCACTGA